The genome window GCGCAGCCGCGCATCGCGGAAGTGGAGCGCGGGGATGCCAATCCGCGGCTGATCACGCTGTCGAAGATCGCGCACGCGCTCGGCATCACCCTCCCCGAGCTGCTGGAGGACAACCTCTACGGAGACCGGAGCGCCGCATCCGCGAAGCCGAGGGCAGATGCCGTGGAGGCGGCCGCTCCGGAGCCGCGGAGGCGCCGCGCGGGCTGATTCAGTCATCGAAGAGAATACATCAGCGGCGTCCGAGCTTCGGTGGCCGCTGCGTCGTTCGGGGCAGGGCGTTGACGGCGGATGCGCGGCCGGAGTATCGTCCCGGCGACCCTCCCCGATTCCCCCGATCGCGAAGCAGATGAACCGCCGAGAGTTCCTTGCGCGCGGCGCCGCGGCGGCCGCCGGGCTGTCGCTTCTCCCCAGCGGGGTGGCGCACGCCGCGCGGCTGCCGCTGGACGACCCGGAGTACCGCGAGCTGGCCATGCGCGCGCTGGACGCCGCCCGCACCGCCGGGGCCACGTACGCCGACGTGCGCATCAACCGCAACCGCAGCCAGGCCGTGTCCACGCGCGAGCGCCGGATCACCGGCTTCCAGGACGCGGAGACCTTCGGCTTCGGCGTGCGCGTGCTGGCCAACGGCGCCTGGGGCTTCGCCGCGAGCCGCGACGTGAACCTGGACGAGGTGCAGCGCGTGGCCCGCCAGGCCGTGGCCCAGGCGCGCGCGAACGCCACCATGCGCAAGGAGCCGGTGCGGCTGGCGCCGGTGGAGCGCTACCCCGACGCCAGCTGGCGCTCGCCCATCCAGACCGACCCGTTCGAGGTGGCGGTGGAGGAGAAGGTGGCGCTCCTCCTCTCGGCCAACGACGCGGCGCTGAAGGCGGGGGCGCGCTTCGCCACCTCGTCGATGTTCTTCGTGCGCGAGGAGAAGACCTTCGCCAGCACGGAAGGGTCGTTCATCACCCAGACGATCTACCGCGCCTATCCGCAGATGAACGTGACCGCGGTGGCGCCGGACGGCTCGGACTTCCAGAGCCGGATGTCCACGCCGGTGCAGCCGATGGGGCTGGGATACGAGCATGTCCGCAACGCGCGGCTGGTGGAGAACGCGCCGGTGTGGGCCCAGGAAGCCGTTCAGAAGCTCAGTGCCAGGCCGATCCAGCCGGGGCGCTACGACCTGGTGCTCCTCCCTTCGCACCTGTTCCTGACCATCCACGAGTCCATCGCGCACCCCACGGAGCTGGACCGCATCCTGGGGTACGAGGCCAACTTCGCGGGAACGTCGTTCATCTCCCCCATCCAGGACTACCTGGGCAAGTTCCGGTACGGGCCCGACATCTTCAACATCCAGGCGGAGCGGTCGGCGCCCGGCTCGCTGGCCACCGCGGGGTGGGACGACGAGGGGGTGCGGCCGGAGGAGTATCTCATCGTGAAGAACGGCATCCTGAACGACCTGCAGACCACGCGCGAGCAGGCGCCCATGCTGGCCGACTGGTACCGCACGCAGGGGCGCCCGGTGCGCAGCCACGGCAACAGCTACGCGCAGAGCTGGGCCGACGTGCAGTTCCAGCGCATGCCCAACGTGAACCTGATGCCGCACCCCACGCGCGACGTGACGCTGGACGAGCTGGTGGGCGACGTGAAGGACGGCATCCTGATCG of Longimicrobium sp. contains these proteins:
- a CDS encoding helix-turn-helix transcriptional regulator; the protein is MRFDDLMAKIHAENPEIMEIAHEIDPPYILASNVLRVRNQRGLTQAQLAEAVGVAQPRIAEVERGDANPRLITLSKIAHALGITLPELLEDNLYGDRSAASAKPRADAVEAAAPEPRRRRAG
- a CDS encoding TldD/PmbA family protein, which codes for MNRREFLARGAAAAAGLSLLPSGVAHAARLPLDDPEYRELAMRALDAARTAGATYADVRINRNRSQAVSTRERRITGFQDAETFGFGVRVLANGAWGFAASRDVNLDEVQRVARQAVAQARANATMRKEPVRLAPVERYPDASWRSPIQTDPFEVAVEEKVALLLSANDAALKAGARFATSSMFFVREEKTFASTEGSFITQTIYRAYPQMNVTAVAPDGSDFQSRMSTPVQPMGLGYEHVRNARLVENAPVWAQEAVQKLSARPIQPGRYDLVLLPSHLFLTIHESIAHPTELDRILGYEANFAGTSFISPIQDYLGKFRYGPDIFNIQAERSAPGSLATAGWDDEGVRPEEYLIVKNGILNDLQTTREQAPMLADWYRTQGRPVRSHGNSYAQSWADVQFQRMPNVNLMPHPTRDVTLDELVGDVKDGILIEGRGSYSIDQQRFNAQFGGQVFHEIRDGKVGGMLKDVAYQIRTPEFWNSLDLLGGRSTYFVGGSFNDGKGQPSQSNAVSHGCPPARFRKVNVINTGRNG